Part of the Acidobacteriota bacterium genome, GCCAATCACGTAGGCCCCGGCATCCTCGTCATCCAGCGCACGCATCAGCCGCTGCAAGGTCGCCGGAAGGGGGTCCAGCCGATGAATGCCGTCGATCAAACGCGGAGGAATGGCCATGACCAGACTCCATCACGGAGGCAGAATACGACCGCCACTTGTACAGTCGGCGGGTTTCCCGGATCCTTAAATCGCGGATGACGCCGCGGCCGCCCCGGCCGCTTCGAACCGTGCCCACAGCCAGGCACGGCGCTGGTCGGTGACAAACGCCGACTGGATGCCATTGCTGGTGAGTTGAAGCCGCCATGCGCCTCCCAGTCCCAGCGCGGGGGCCATCATGTCACACGTCTCGGCCACGGTGAACGGGCCGAACATCAGCGGGTCGTCGGTGCCAACCGACACGAGCAACTGCTCCTCGAGAAACAGCGGGAGCGGATGCTGCGCGAGCGGCACGAACCCCATGCGGTCGTTCGACACCGGGCAGCTCTCAATCGCGACGCCGCGCTCACGAACCAGCAGACGTGCCTCGGGCGAGGCCGCCAGCGACGTGCCGTGGCCAATCCGCCGCGCGCCGAGAGACTCGATGGCCTCGACGATGAGCGCGGGTGGCGCCGCCTCGTACCCGGGCGGTCGTCCCTGTTCGCCGGCGTGCACGGTGAGGGGCACGCCGGCCTCACGCGCGGGGCTGAGCGCGTGCTCGAACAGGCGCGGCGGAAACGATGTTTCTGGAAAGCCCGCGATGTCGAGCCCGACCGGTCGGTCCGAGCGATGGAGCCTGGCGGCGAGCTCAGCGACCGCGGGCGCCTGCCCGCAAGCCTGTCCGGCGGCGGCACCGGCCAATCCCTTCTGGCGGCTGAACGCGATCAGGAATGTCCCGCTCGCGCGCCGCTCGCGCCAGGCGCGATCGACGCCATGGACGAGCGCAGCGGCGATTTCCTCGATGGGCGCGTCGACGTGCTCCTGGTAGCTGAATGGCGATCCGCGCAGTTCGGTATGCAGACTGCCGTGATCGGCGCAATCCACGACCTGGTCGAACGCGGCTTCCTCCAGATCCTCAAGTGTGCGTAGCACCGACAACGGCAGGCCGAAGGAATCGGCGAAGCGGGTGAAACCGTCCGGGCGGCCAAAGCCCGCCGCGATCTCGCGGTAGTACCGCCGGATCGATTCCGGATTCTGCGGGTCGACACCCGGAACGACCACGCCCGATCGCGTCCGCACGTCGGTCAGGCTATGCCGCAAAGCGAGCTTCGCGATGGTCTCCGGCCTCAGCCCAGCCTCGAAATGTCGGTGCAGATCAACGGTGAACATGGCGTCTGGCGAGTCTCCGATCGACCGGGCCGCCGATCGCTTGTCGAAGATATCGGGAACGAGTACAGTCTGTCGAGCCAATTCGCCGTTCGCGTCACGTTGGCTCGAATTCAGGCGCGCGCGCCGCGAGCCGGCCGAATGACATCACCTTGCCGACCATGAACACCACCACACTCGAACGTCCTCAACTCAGCGCGGAGTTCCGCCGCCGCCGGGCCATCAACTGGCTGTCGCTTGGCATGCTCTACGCGTTCTTCTACGCCACGCGGTACAACTTCTCGGCCGCCGCGTCGTACATGGCGGACACCCTTGGCTGGAAGAACACGGAGCTTGGTGTCTTCGAAACGGTGATGCCGCTCGTCTATGGGCTGAGCGTCGTGCTGAACGGGCCCATCGCCGATCGAATCGGCGGCAAGAAGGCGTTCCTGTTCGGCGCCGTGGGCGTGATCGTGATGAACGTGCTCTTCGGGCTGGCGAGCCTTGGGGTGGCGTCGCCGGCGGCGTGGGCGGGAACCGGCCTCCAGCATCATGTCGTGACGCCCGCAGTGTTGAACTTCGGGATGTCGAGTGGGATGCTGCTCACGCTGATGGCCATCGTTTGGGGCATCAACGGGTACTTCCAGTCGTTCGGCGCCTTGTCGATCGTGAAGGTGAACGCGCAGTGGTTTCACGTCCGGGAACGTGGGACCTTTGCCGGCGTGTTCGGCGTGCTGATCCGCTTCGGCCTGCTGCTCGCGTTCCAGGGCGTCCCGCTCATCTTCCTGTTCCTTCCGTGGCCCTACGCGTTCTGGATTCCAGGCGCGGGTGTCGCGCTGTTCTTCCTGGTCAACCTGCGGTGGATGGCGAATACCCCCAAGGATGCCGGTCTCGGGGAATTTGATACCGGGGATGACACGGATCCTTCTGATCGGGCTCCCGCCGTCCGGGACATCATTCGGAAGGTGTTTGCATCGCCCGCCATGTGGACGATTGCCGCCGGATCGATGATGGTGGGCATTGTGCGCCGGAGTTGGGTGGATGCGTGGTGGCCGAAATACCTGGTCGATTTCCACGGCGCCGACAAGGCCCTGTTTGCCACGTATCTCCCCTATATCATCGCGATTTGGGGGATTGCCCTCGCCGGCATGGCCGGAGGATTCGCCTTTGGCATTTCCTCGGATCGCACGTTTGGCGGACGCCGTGCGCCGGTCATTACCTTCGGATTCATCGGCATGGCCGTCGTCCTCGCGCTCTTCGGCCTGTCCGACATGATGCATCTGGGCCCGATCGCGGCGGCCTGCTGCCTGGTGGCGCTGTCGTTCTGCGTCAACGGGGCCCACGGGATGATTGGCGGTGCCGCTTCCATGGACTTCGGCGGCCGGAAGGCCGCGGCCACGGCTGCAGGGCTGTTCGACGGCATGCAGTACCTGGCCAGTGCGTTTGTGGGAGTGGCCGCCGGCTACGTCACTACGAACTGGGGATGGGATGCGTGGCACTGGGTGCCAATCCCGTTCGCGCTGGCGGGTGCATGGCTGATGTCGCGGCTGTGGAACGTCCTGCCCAAAGGGCGATCAGGCCACTGAGCCTGTCGACCGGCGCAGGTCCATCAGCTGGCCCAGCGCCCGCGCGTACCGATCGCGCAGCACGCCCGGATCGGACGATTCGGGTTCATTCGACATGGAGACGAACGGCACGCGCACACCTGCCAGGTCGAGCCAGCCGTCGGGCGCACCATTCGTGATGGTGTCCCAGTCGTTGTCGCGGAAAAACCCCAGCATGTCGCGGTCGGGCACCTTGTGGAACAGGATTGATTCTTCCTGTCCCGGCTTGTAGCGGGAGGAATTGCGCCGGAACGACTCCTCGAACGAGACCTTGATGTAGAGAATGGCGCCGCGCTGGAGAATGTCCGGCCGGAATCTGTCCAGGCTCTCGCGAAACCCGTCGTCAATCCCGCGCGCGAATTCGATCAGGAGCGTGCCATCCGCATAGAACGCCGGCTTGGCGAGGTCCTTCGCCGCGATGGCGCGGTTGAAGTGATCGACAAGCGAGCCGCGGAACTTCGGCTTCGTGATGTTGTAGCCCTCGCGCGTCCGCTCCGACACCAGTCGCGCTTCGCCACGCCCCTCGCGGGCATCGTCTTCGACACAGGCCTCCCAGAGCCAGGGAAAATCGTCCACCTCTTCGAACCGGCCAATGCCGAAGCCGCGCGCGCGTTCGTCAGCTGGCAGCTTCTTCATGAAGTCGATGAACTCGCTCTTGCCTCCGGCCGGACGGCCCAGCACGAAGAGGTGTTCGAAGATCGCGGGTCGAGCGCTCGTCATCGCCGTGCGCTCCGCAACTCCCAGAGACGGCTAAGCGCTTCGGCGTACCGCCCCTCGAGCACGACGGGGTCGGTCGATTCGGGCTCGTTGTTCATCGACACGAATGGCACGGCCAAGCCGTTGACGTCAATCGCGCCTGACGGCTGGCCGCCCGTCAGCGTCTCCCAATCGTTTACGTCGTAGAAGAAGTCATACGTTTCGCGGGGCACCATGTGCGCCAGAATCGAGTGCTTCAGCTTTTCCTGGTAG contains:
- a CDS encoding MFS transporter, producing MNTTTLERPQLSAEFRRRRAINWLSLGMLYAFFYATRYNFSAAASYMADTLGWKNTELGVFETVMPLVYGLSVVLNGPIADRIGGKKAFLFGAVGVIVMNVLFGLASLGVASPAAWAGTGLQHHVVTPAVLNFGMSSGMLLTLMAIVWGINGYFQSFGALSIVKVNAQWFHVRERGTFAGVFGVLIRFGLLLAFQGVPLIFLFLPWPYAFWIPGAGVALFFLVNLRWMANTPKDAGLGEFDTGDDTDPSDRAPAVRDIIRKVFASPAMWTIAAGSMMVGIVRRSWVDAWWPKYLVDFHGADKALFATYLPYIIAIWGIALAGMAGGFAFGISSDRTFGGRRAPVITFGFIGMAVVLALFGLSDMMHLGPIAAACCLVALSFCVNGAHGMIGGAASMDFGGRKAAATAAGLFDGMQYLASAFVGVAAGYVTTNWGWDAWHWVPIPFALAGAWLMSRLWNVLPKGRSGH